A segment of the Streptococcus chenjunshii genome:
GAAATGCCGCGTTTTAAAGAAAAGGACCGATTTGTCTATAACGGCTTGAAACATCTTGTTGAACAGATCGGCACTATTGAAAACAGAGACTTGGCAGACTACTTTAAAGGTATGGAAATACCGGCCTCTGACAAACGGATAAAAAGAATCCCAGACTGGTTTGTCAGCTGGCTTTCCAAAAAAATCAGACGTTTTCAGGATGCTCATCCCAATATGCCGGTAGAAGTTGCCTTCCCAGATAGTTTAAGATTACTGATTAAATCGTTATCCATGTTTGATCCAGATTTTGCCAGAGCCTTTGTCGATGGCCGCTTCTACGATGGCATCAGCCATGCAGAAGCCCTAAAACAGACTGCCTGCCCTATCCTTTTCTTACACGGAGAATGGAAGAGAGATAAGCGTTACGGCTTGATCGGTGCATTAGATGATGATGATATCAAACATCTTACAGAATTGGCACCGCAAACTATTTATAAAAAAATTTCTGCTAATCATGTCATCCATTCTTTTAAACCGAAAACATTTGTTAAAGAAGTAACTGCATTTTACAAAAGTCAAAAAAACTCAAACCAACTCAAAAAGCCTGTGAAATAACATTTCCAGGCTTTTTATGCTGCTTATAGTGAGACTTTATTTGATGGATTTCAGCCTATCAATCTCCCTTTCATAAAACGCAATCTTCTCCACCAGTTTTTCTCTATTTTTCAGCAAGCTATCCATATTGCTATCTAAAACGCCTAAATGAGACTTTAACAGCTCTAATCTGTCAGCATAGGTACGGTCGCCTTCTAAGCGTAAATCAGAATATCTTTTAATTTCCTTAATAGGCATCCCAACTTTTTTCAAGCGTTGAATAAACTGTAACCATCTATAATCTTTCTCATCATAATAGCGTCTGTTCCCTTCATCACGTTTTGGGCTGACCAGACCTTCTTTTTCATAATATCGCAGTGTATGT
Coding sequences within it:
- a CDS encoding alpha/beta fold hydrolase codes for the protein MTYSYQNPYTYLSGQLTDKKLIQAGFTENTYDTGTVSLNYIVGPNKGPSLLLLPAQMGMWESYKKVLIPLSRHFHVYAVDIRGHGKSTWTPGHYSWKIVGADLKTFIENVIQEPVIISGNSSGGILALWCAANIPDWVAAIVLEDAPVFSAEMPRFKEKDRFVYNGLKHLVEQIGTIENRDLADYFKGMEIPASDKRIKRIPDWFVSWLSKKIRRFQDAHPNMPVEVAFPDSLRLLIKSLSMFDPDFARAFVDGRFYDGISHAEALKQTACPILFLHGEWKRDKRYGLIGALDDDDIKHLTELAPQTIYKKISANHVIHSFKPKTFVKEVTAFYKSQKNSNQLKKPVK
- a CDS encoding MerR family transcriptional regulator; translated protein: MRYSIGKMSELTKLSIHTLRYYEKEGLVSPKRDEGNRRYYDEKDYRWLQFIQRLKKVGMPIKEIKRYSDLRLEGDRTYADRLELLKSHLGVLDSNMDSLLKNREKLVEKIAFYEREIDRLKSIK